CGCTGATCGCCAATGGCGTGCTGCTGTGGCTGGGCGATCGCCTCGAGCGATCGCGTGCACACAAACCGCCGGAAAAGCTCAGTTTTCGCCAGGCGTTTTTGGTCGGCCTGGCACAGGTCGGTGCACTGATTCCAGGTTTTTCGCGCAGCGGCCTCACCATGATCGCCGGTTCGGCCACCGGACTCGACAAGGAAAAGGCAGCGGAATTTTCCTTCCTGCTCGGCACACCGATCATTCTCGCCGCCGGCCTGCTTGAAATCCCCAAGCTGTTCAAGGCGCCGGAGCAACTGGCCGATGCGTTCCTCGGCGGTGTGCTCACGGCGATAGCGGCGTGGCTCAGCCTGCGCTTCCTGATGCGCTACTTCGAAGGCCGCGGGCGGTTGGCGTCGTTCGGTACGTACTGCGTGATGGCCGGCGCGGTATTCCTGGGCTGGTTCTTGTTGCACCCACAACCAGTGTAACGGCGAATCATTATTTGATCCCGCAGGTCATGTGGGCAGCGCCGCCGCCCGGCTTGCTGGCAATTTGTGAAACCCATCTCAGAAATCACTGCCTGAAGAGCGAAGGCTGTCTTTTTTACGAATTCGACGAGTGGACTTCACTGTCTACTTCCCGCATGAGGCTTTAAAGACGCAAGTAACTCAGATAGCCATTCTGGCTGCCAAATGGACCTGCCATGGGTCCGGGAGGTTATCTTCGTGGATATGGAAAATCTTGCATGCGAGCCCAACACGGAGCTTGCAACACGGCTGCACCAGCTGAGTTTCAGCGAGCGCAGAAGCGTCCTCACCGAACATATTGCCAACGAAATAACCCGGCTGGCCAATGCCGAAAGTCCAATGCCGTTGCCCAACACCCGGCTTATCGATACCGGGCTCGACTCACTCAGCGGTATGCAACTTATCGGCCACATTGAACGCCATTTCGGTGTAGCGATACCCATCACCATGTTGCTGGGCTCCGCCACGCTCAACGATCTGGTCGCGAAAGTGGAACAGTCATTCAATGATGATGCGATGGATGAAAGCGATGGCGATCTCGCTGTGCGCGCAGCCTATTCGCCGATGCATACACAAAGATCGCGGGCGTTTGCCTTGCGTGACTGGCAAGTATCAGCACCCCTTTTCCTGATTCCGGGTGCCAATGGCACTGCCTACTATTTGTCGTCATTGTGCAAGGCCCTCGACACGGATCGCGCCTGCATTGCCTTTCAGGCACCCGGTGTCGATGGCCTTGAACCGCCACTGGGTTCGATCGAGGAAATAGCGTGTCGCTATGCGGAGGAGATGCACGCGATCCAGCCCCATGGTCCTTATGCAATCGCCGGACACTCGTTCGGCGGCATCGTCGCCTATGAAGTGGCGCAACGATTGACCGAGCAAGGCGAGACGGTATTGCCACTGATCTTGC
The sequence above is a segment of the Dyella sp. M7H15-1 genome. Coding sequences within it:
- a CDS encoding alpha/beta fold hydrolase produces the protein MENLACEPNTELATRLHQLSFSERRSVLTEHIANEITRLANAESPMPLPNTRLIDTGLDSLSGMQLIGHIERHFGVAIPITMLLGSATLNDLVAKVEQSFNDDAMDESDGDLAVRAAYSPMHTQRSRAFALRDWQVSAPLFLIPGANGTAYYLSSLCKALDTDRACIAFQAPGVDGLEPPLGSIEEIACRYAEEMHAIQPHGPYAIAGHSFGGIVAYEVAQRLTEQGETVLPLILLDSAISESEEGADQSDETMALFEVIGVYCRFSEPPMEPPSPKKLTRLPREQQRQALWTLLSSNPAAAHVVTVYRKSFAAVTRYRPRHYAGPVVLFRSIGGLPGEAVHPERRVRHQFASPTLG
- a CDS encoding undecaprenyl-diphosphate phosphatase, which produces MSLWFLIFLSVLQGVTELFPVSSLGHTLLIPALFGMHIDKHAPQLIPFLVALHLGTALALLGYFRKRWIALIRGLVTSLGGHHSDDGHMMWALIIGTIPAGLVGVLLEKKLELVFKDLRMVAMALIANGVLLWLGDRLERSRAHKPPEKLSFRQAFLVGLAQVGALIPGFSRSGLTMIAGSATGLDKEKAAEFSFLLGTPIILAAGLLEIPKLFKAPEQLADAFLGGVLTAIAAWLSLRFLMRYFEGRGRLASFGTYCVMAGAVFLGWFLLHPQPV